In Metopolophium dirhodum isolate CAU chromosome 7, ASM1992520v1, whole genome shotgun sequence, one genomic interval encodes:
- the LOC132949070 gene encoding chromosome transmission fidelity protein 8 homolog — protein sequence MILVKLIEDGLGSPPEWAAVEVQGELETRRHTPLERQYVGDLFATIHDGVPILIIGHHILYGKAQTFEKPFAVMKKSDADEYVVEAIVTKKLLFKNRPKPIIACHSEDL from the coding sequence ATGATTCTAGTGAAACTGATTGAAGACGGACTCGGATCGCCGCCCGAATGGGCCGCTGTGGAAGTGCAAGGTGAGCTCGAAACCCGCCGGCATACGCCGCTCGAACGCCAGTACGTCGGTGACCTGTTTGCGACCATTCATGATGGCGTGCCCATATTGATCATCGGCCATCATATCCTGTACGGCAAAGCGCAGACGTTCGAGAAGCCATTCGCCGTGATGAAGAAGTCGGATGCGGATGAGTACGTGGTCGAGGCCATTGTCACCAAAAAGTTGCTCTTCAAAAACCGGCCCAAGCCTATCATTGCCTGTCATTCCGAAGACCTTTGA